From a region of the Clupea harengus chromosome 9, Ch_v2.0.2, whole genome shotgun sequence genome:
- the crybb1l3 gene encoding crystallin, beta B1, like 3 produces the protein MSHSAVQGSIGSHSATGFRSHKIYLYEFENFQGRRMELSAECRNLCEKGFDKIGSIRVECGPWVGYEQQNLSGEMFMLEKGEYPRWDTWSNSYRCDRLMSVRPVRMDVQDHKICLFECMNFEGRKMEVCDEDIPSLWSYGFQDRVASIQVLGGTWVGYQYPGYRGYQYVFECGPFKHWNDWGAHHPQIQSIRRVRDMQTHRRGCFEMTA, from the exons ATGTCTCACTCTGCGGTCCAAGGTAGCATTGGGAGCCACTCGGCCACCGGGTTCCGCAGCCACAAA ATTTACCTCTACGAATTTGAGAATTTCCAAGGGCGCAGGATGGAGCTCAGTGCTGAGTGCCGTAACCTGTGTGAGAAAGGCTTTGACAAAATCGGCTCCATCAGAGTGGAGTGTGGCCC TTGGGTGGGCTATGAGCAGCAGAACCTGAGTGGTGAAATGTTCATGCTGGAGAAGGGAGAGTATCCCCGCTGGGACACCTGGTCCAACAGCTACAGGTGTGATCGCCTCATGTCCGTCAGACCCGTCCGCATG GACGTGCAAGATCATAAGATCTGCCTGTTTGAATGCATGAACTTTGAGGGTCGTAAAATGGAGGTCTGTGATGAGGACATCCCCAGTCTGTGGTCTTACGGCTTCCAGGATAGAGTCGCTAGCATCCAGGTCCTCGGTGGAAC GTGGGTCGGATACCAGTACCCTGGTTATCGCGGTTACCAGTACGTGTTTGAGTGTGGACCCTTCAAGCACTGGAACGACTGGGGCGCTCACCACCCCCAGATTCAGTCGATACGCAGAGTGAGGGACATGCAGACACACCGTCGCGGCTGTTTTGAGATGACTGCATAG